GCCGCACGCGGCACGTCGAGCGAAAAGTACTTCAACGCCATGCTGAAGGATGGCGGCCTCAAGCCCGAAGACGTCACCTATGTCGCGATCGGCGCTCCGAACACCGGCTATACGGCACTCGCGATCGGCAAGCAGATCGACGCCATCATTATGTATCAGCCGCTGACGCAGCTCTGCCAGTTCAACAAGACCTGCGAAACCGTGATCGACATGACGGTCGGCGAAGGACCGAAGTCGCTGGCAGCGACCATCGGCGCCAACGTCATCTTCGCCGCGCGCCGCGAAATGGCGGAGAGCAACCCGAAGCTGATGGAGGCCTTCTATGCCGCCATGAAGGACGCCGCGGACTGGTTCAACGATCCGAAGAATTTCGAAGAGCTGGTCAAGATCTACACGCCGATCATCTCGTTCGGCGACATGGCGGGGGCCGACGATATGCGGCGGGCCTGGATCAAGAGCGTGATCCCGGCCTACAGCAAGGACCTGAAGGTCAAGGTCTCCGCGCTGCAGGAGATCATGGACTTCAGCTACGAGAACAAGATCATCGACGTGAAGGTCGATGCGAAGAAGGTTCTCTGGGACAAGGCTCCTCAGACACCCTGATCCCGGACAACACGAAAGCTCGTATCATGAACATGGCCACGCAACCGGCGCAGGCTCAAAGCGGCGCCGTTCCCTCAAGCCATCCCGCACCCGGCTCGGTGATCTTCG
The sequence above is drawn from the Afipia sp. P52-10 genome and encodes:
- a CDS encoding ABC transporter substrate-binding protein yields the protein MSAPAMAQTPRANGETVGIQNYASTTGNMHAIVAKEKGFCEKYNFKCEIKTINSTSLGLQALVGKTIDFTQGGADLVGAAVVAGADVVIVGTSLPANVLSVSVRNDVPLPNRPKGYPAIMQDFKGKRIGVAARGTSSEKYFNAMLKDGGLKPEDVTYVAIGAPNTGYTALAIGKQIDAIIMYQPLTQLCQFNKTCETVIDMTVGEGPKSLAATIGANVIFAARREMAESNPKLMEAFYAAMKDAADWFNDPKNFEELVKIYTPIISFGDMAGADDMRRAWIKSVIPAYSKDLKVKVSALQEIMDFSYENKIIDVKVDAKKVLWDKAPQTP